One genomic window of Cricetulus griseus strain 17A/GY chromosome 3, alternate assembly CriGri-PICRH-1.0, whole genome shotgun sequence includes the following:
- the Ikzf5 gene encoding zinc finger protein Pegasus isoform X1 yields MGEKKPEPLDFVKDFQEYLTQQTHHVNMISGSVSGDKEAETLQGAGTDGDQNGLDHPSVEVSLDENSGMLVDGFERTFDGKLKCRYCNYASKGTARLIEHIRIHTGEKPHRCHLCPFASAYERHLEAHMRSHTGEKPYKCELCSFRCSDRSNLSHHRRRKHKMVPIKGTRSSLSSKKMWGVLQKKTSNLGYSRRALINLSPPSMVVQKPDYLNDFTHEIPNIQTDSYETMAKTTPTGGLPRDPQELMVDNPLNQLSTLAGQLSSLPPENQNPASPDVVPCPDEKPFMIQQPSAQAVVSAVSASIPQSSSPTSPEPRPSHSQRNYSPVAGPSSEPSAHTSTPSIGNSQPSTPAPTLPVQDPQLLHHCQHCDMYFADNILYTIHMGCHGYENPFQCNICGCKCKNKYDFACHFARGQHNQH; encoded by the exons ATGGGTGAAAAGAAACCAGAGCCTTTGGACTTTGTGAAAGATTTCCAGGAATACCTGACACAGCAGACACACCATGTGAACATGATCTCGGGATCAGTTAGTGGGGACAAAGAAGCAGAGACTCTTCAGGGAG cTGGAACAGATGGTGATCAAAATGGACTTGATCACCCATCTGTTGAAGTTTCCCTGGATGAAAACTCAGGAATGTTAGTAGACGGGTTTGAAAGGACCTTTGATGGGAAGCTGAAGTGTCGGTACTGCAACTATGCCAGCAAAGGAACAGCCCGGCTCATTGAGCATATCAGGATCCACACAG GTGAGAAACCTCACAGGTGTCATTTATGCCCATTTGCATCTGCTTATGAGCGCCATCTGGAAGCCCACATGCGTTCCCATACTGGGGAAAAACCATACAAATGTGAATTGTGTTCCTTCCGCTGCAGTGACCGAAGTAACCTGTCCCACCATCGAAGGCGCAAACATAAAATGGTACCAATTAAAGGTACCAGGTCTTCCTTAAGCAGTAAGAAAATGTGGGGggttttacaaaagaaaacaagcaatctGGGGTACAGCAGAAGAGCACTAATTAACTTAAGTCCACCTTCCATGGTGGTCCAGAAACCAGACTACCTTAATGATTTTACCCACGAAATCCCAAATATTCAGACTGACTCCTATGAAACTATGGCGAAAACTACACCAACTGGTGGCCTGCCAAGGGACCCACAAGAACTCATGGTTGACAACCCTTTGAATCAGCTCTCAACTTTAGCAGGACAGCTGTCCAGCTTGCCACCAGAAAACCAAAACCCTGCCTCCCCTGATGTAGTTCCCTGCCCTGATGAAAAGCCTTTCATGATTCAGCAGCCCTCTGCCCAAGCAGTAGTCTCTGCTGTATCAGCAAGTATTCCTCAGAGCTCCTCCCCCACAAGCCCAGAACCTCGGCCATCGCACAGTCAGAGGAACTACAGTCCAGTGGCAGGGCCGAGCAGCGAACCAAGTGCCCACACCAGTACCCCCAGCATAGGAAACAGCCAGCCAAGCACTCCAGCTCCAACCCTGCCGGTCCAGGATCCTCAGCTTCTACACCACTGCCAGCACTGTGATATGTACTTTGCAGACAATATCCTTTACACTATTCACATGGGATGCCATGGCTACGAAAATCCTTTTCAGTGTAATATATGTGGATGCAAATGTAAAAACAAGTATGATTTTGCCTGTCATTTTGCAAGAGGGCAACATAACCAGCACTGA
- the Ikzf5 gene encoding zinc finger protein Pegasus isoform X2, which produces MLVDGFERTFDGKLKCRYCNYASKGTARLIEHIRIHTGEKPHRCHLCPFASAYERHLEAHMRSHTGEKPYKCELCSFRCSDRSNLSHHRRRKHKMVPIKGTRSSLSSKKMWGVLQKKTSNLGYSRRALINLSPPSMVVQKPDYLNDFTHEIPNIQTDSYETMAKTTPTGGLPRDPQELMVDNPLNQLSTLAGQLSSLPPENQNPASPDVVPCPDEKPFMIQQPSAQAVVSAVSASIPQSSSPTSPEPRPSHSQRNYSPVAGPSSEPSAHTSTPSIGNSQPSTPAPTLPVQDPQLLHHCQHCDMYFADNILYTIHMGCHGYENPFQCNICGCKCKNKYDFACHFARGQHNQH; this is translated from the exons ATGTTAGTAGACGGGTTTGAAAGGACCTTTGATGGGAAGCTGAAGTGTCGGTACTGCAACTATGCCAGCAAAGGAACAGCCCGGCTCATTGAGCATATCAGGATCCACACAG GTGAGAAACCTCACAGGTGTCATTTATGCCCATTTGCATCTGCTTATGAGCGCCATCTGGAAGCCCACATGCGTTCCCATACTGGGGAAAAACCATACAAATGTGAATTGTGTTCCTTCCGCTGCAGTGACCGAAGTAACCTGTCCCACCATCGAAGGCGCAAACATAAAATGGTACCAATTAAAGGTACCAGGTCTTCCTTAAGCAGTAAGAAAATGTGGGGggttttacaaaagaaaacaagcaatctGGGGTACAGCAGAAGAGCACTAATTAACTTAAGTCCACCTTCCATGGTGGTCCAGAAACCAGACTACCTTAATGATTTTACCCACGAAATCCCAAATATTCAGACTGACTCCTATGAAACTATGGCGAAAACTACACCAACTGGTGGCCTGCCAAGGGACCCACAAGAACTCATGGTTGACAACCCTTTGAATCAGCTCTCAACTTTAGCAGGACAGCTGTCCAGCTTGCCACCAGAAAACCAAAACCCTGCCTCCCCTGATGTAGTTCCCTGCCCTGATGAAAAGCCTTTCATGATTCAGCAGCCCTCTGCCCAAGCAGTAGTCTCTGCTGTATCAGCAAGTATTCCTCAGAGCTCCTCCCCCACAAGCCCAGAACCTCGGCCATCGCACAGTCAGAGGAACTACAGTCCAGTGGCAGGGCCGAGCAGCGAACCAAGTGCCCACACCAGTACCCCCAGCATAGGAAACAGCCAGCCAAGCACTCCAGCTCCAACCCTGCCGGTCCAGGATCCTCAGCTTCTACACCACTGCCAGCACTGTGATATGTACTTTGCAGACAATATCCTTTACACTATTCACATGGGATGCCATGGCTACGAAAATCCTTTTCAGTGTAATATATGTGGATGCAAATGTAAAAACAAGTATGATTTTGCCTGTCATTTTGCAAGAGGGCAACATAACCAGCACTGA